A window of Primulina huaijiensis isolate GDHJ02 chromosome 9, ASM1229523v2, whole genome shotgun sequence contains these coding sequences:
- the LOC140984506 gene encoding disease resistance protein RPP8-like isoform X2 encodes MEFQAMRRFLKDADNRRDRYNSDIVRGWVLELIDLATRAGDVLEKYAVEVTLKRGAKNLKKRLKRFACILGECLALHEIGKETADIMSRMAELTKKLESVSSGEGSSSFECKDDQRLLRQTYGHGIEEHLVGMKNDIDLLVSRMQNDDRSTRVISICGMGGLGKTTLARKIYQHKLGFEARAWVCVTQKLQAKSIFQEILRQLLPGENSEREEAELVRELYDIQKAKKCLVVLDDIWEIDHWNILKNAFPLAESNSKILITTRNQMIADTEFVYKLECLTEDESWDLLQKIALPIHDSEANSKHFEAIGRELVRKCGCLPLAVSVIGGILRGQRYLGDWKKVLENIDSHLKHGKGVDANHKRVVNVLNLSYDVLPYYLKLCFLYLGCFPEDKDIRVEDVYLIWMAEGLISSDDKGRKETLWDVAERYLNELASKCMVKVKLMSGVYPFENFKSCRLHDLVRDLCLSKGKEENFFEDSQRKIRRLAINSVDDDATCSVARFKNANLRSILLLNNQMTDLDINKIWKNLFCNVLLRSLKVLVLEDCKFEDNKLPYALRKLVMIKHLSIRYCRVSELPEFVCKLPCLQSMELRFTGSIALPNSINKMGRLRHLFLDEVIITKINGGIRLRLDGLTELETLIGFNSKIFDTIHLRKLTNLRSFVGCVYDIESLSVVVEHITKLKDQLREAKLEIKVSDLSSEEGSVVIDSLTHCPLNYLRIEGRLRRLPTWDPPLIQNIHTLSFLRSRILVDPMETLQQLPALRSLWLGCDAFAGTEMVCGSKGFPQLKSLILEGLRNLEGWRVEGGAMPNLSDLEIISCPKLKMIPQGIIFMTSITKLEIWEMPNNFMERLMRREGEDYHKISHIPFIYLGEPSDP; translated from the exons ATGGAGTTTCAAGCGATGCGCCGTTTCTTGAAGGATGCCGACAATAGGCGGGACAGATACAACTCTGACATCGTGCGTGGCTGGGTCTTAGAACTTATAGATCTGGCAACAAGGGCTGGGGATGTTCTTGAAAAATATGCTGTTGAAGTTACGTTAAAAAGAGGGGCCAAGAACTTGAAAAAAAGGCTCAAAAGATTCGCTTGCATATTGGGCGAGTGTTTGGCTCTTCACGAGATAGGGAAGGAGACTGCAGATATTATGTCTCGCATGGCTGAACTCACCAAAAAATTGGAGTCGGTAAGTAGTGGGGAGGGATCGTCAAGTTTCGAGTGCAAGGACGATCAACGATTGCTGAGGCAGACATACGGTCATGGAATTGAAGAGCACTTGGTTGGGATGAAGAATGACATAGATCTTCTTGTATCACGTATGCAAAACGATGACAGGTCAACACGAGTGATTTCTATATGTGGGATGGGTGGTTTGGGGAAGACGACTCTTGCCAGAAAAATTTATCAACACAAATTAGGTTTTGAAGCTCGGGCTTGGGTTTGCGTTACGCAGAAACTTCAAGCAAAATCTATTTTCCAGGAAATATTGAGGCAACTTCTTCCAGGAGAAAACAGTGAACGAGAGGAAGCTGAGTTGGTGAGAGAACTATACGATATACAAAAAGCGAAAAAATGTCTGGTGGTTCTTGACGATATATGGGAAATCGATCATTGGAATATCTTAAAGAATGCATTTCCGCTAGCAGAATCgaattccaaaattttgatcACCACTCGAAATCAAATGATTGCAGACACAGAATTTGTCTACAAACTAGAGTGCTTGACGGAGGATGAAAGCTGGGATCTGCTTCAAAAGATAGCTCTTCCCATCCATGATTCTGAAG CCAACTCGAAACATTTTGAAGCTATAGGAAGGGAATTGGTACGCAAATGTGGGTGTCTACCCCTAGCGGTATCCGTTATTGGTGGAATTTTGCGAGGACAGCGATATTTAGGCGACTGGAAAAAGGTTCTCGAGAATATAGATTCACACCTGAAGCATGGGAAGGGTGTTGACGCCAATCATAAAAGGGTAGTAAATGTACTAAACTTGAGTTACGACGTATTGCCTTACTACCTAAAGTTATGTTTTCTGTACTTGGGATGTTTTCCAGAGGACAAGGATATACGTGTGGAAGACGTTTATTTGATATGGATGGCAGAAGGATTGATTTCATCAGACGATAAAGGGCGAAAGGAAACTCTTTGGGATGTTGCTGAACGTTATTTAAATGAGCTAGCAAGTAAATGCATGGTTAAGGTGAAATTAATGAGTGGTGTATATccatttgagaattttaaatcGTGCCGCCTTCATGATTTGGTGAGAGATCTATGTTTGTCGAAGGGAAAAGAAGAGAACTTTTTCGAGGATTCTCAACGAAAAATTCGAAGATTAGCAATCAATTCGGTCGATGACGATGCGACATGTAGTGTTGCACGGTTTAAAAATGCAAACTTGCGATCTATTCTATTGCTAAACAACCAGATGACAGATCTTGATATTAATAAAATCTGGAAAAATCTATTCTGCAACGTATTGCTCAGATCTCTCAAAGTCTTGGTATTGGAAGACTGCAAATTTGAGGATAATAAGTTACCTTATGCTCTTAGAAAACTAGTGATGATCAAGCATTTGAGTATAAGATATTGCCGGGTCTCGGAGCTGCCAGAATTTGTCTGCAAACTTCCATGTTTACAATCAATGGAACTGCGATTTACAGGAAGTATAGCGTTACCAAATTCAATTAATAAGATGGGACGATTGAGGCATCTCTTTCTGGATGAGGTCATTATAACGAAGATTAATGGTGGGATAAGACTAAGACTCGATGGCTTAACGGAATTGGAGACATTGATTGGGTTCAATAGCAAGATCTTTGATACCATCCATCTCCGAAAATTAACCAATCTCCGAAGTTTTGTTGGGTGTGTTTACGATATAGAAAGCTTGTCTGTGGTTGTTGAACACATCACTAAACTCAAGGATCAGCTTCGGGAGGCAAAATTAGAAATTAAAGTGAGTGATTTGAGTTCCGAGGAAGGTTCAGTTGTCATCGATTCGTTAACACATTGCCCACTTAATTATTTGAGAATTGAAGGGCGATTGAGGAGATTGCCGACTTGGGACCCTCCGTTAATCCAGAATATTCATACTTTGAGCTTTTTAAGAAGTAGAATTTTGGTTGATCCGATGGAAACACTACAACAACTTCCGGCGCTACGAAGTCTTTGGTTGGGCTGCGATGCATTTGCTGGAACTGAAATGGTTTGTGGGAGTAAAGGATTTCCTCAGCTCAAGAGTCTTATACTTGAGGGATTGAGGAATTTAGAGGGATGGAGAGTGGAAGGAGGGGCAATGCCAAATCTTTCGGATCTCGAAATCATTAGTTGTCCGAAATTGAAGATGATTCCACAAGGAATAATTTTCATGACTTCCATCACAAAGCTGGAGATTTGGGAAATGCCCAATAATTTCATGGAGCGGTTGATGAGAAGAGAAGGAGAAGATTACCACAAAATCAGTCATATACCATTCATTTATTTGGGAGAACCTTCGGATCCATGA
- the LOC140984506 gene encoding putative inactive disease susceptibility protein LOV1 isoform X1, giving the protein MEFQAMRRFLKDADNRRDRYNSDIVRGWVLELIDLATRAGDVLEKYAVEVTLKRGAKNLKKRLKRFACILGECLALHEIGKETADIMSRMAELTKKLESVSSGEGSSSFECKDDQRLLRQTYGHGIEEHLVGMKNDIDLLVSRMQNDDRSTRVISICGMGGLGKTTLARKIYQHKLGFEARAWVCVTQKLQAKSIFQEILRQLLPGENSEREEAELVRELYDIQKAKKCLVVLDDIWEIDHWNILKNAFPLAESNSKILITTRNQMIADTEFVYKLECLTEDESWDLLQKIALPIHDSEGSSTANSKHFEAIGRELVRKCGCLPLAVSVIGGILRGQRYLGDWKKVLENIDSHLKHGKGVDANHKRVVNVLNLSYDVLPYYLKLCFLYLGCFPEDKDIRVEDVYLIWMAEGLISSDDKGRKETLWDVAERYLNELASKCMVKVKLMSGVYPFENFKSCRLHDLVRDLCLSKGKEENFFEDSQRKIRRLAINSVDDDATCSVARFKNANLRSILLLNNQMTDLDINKIWKNLFCNVLLRSLKVLVLEDCKFEDNKLPYALRKLVMIKHLSIRYCRVSELPEFVCKLPCLQSMELRFTGSIALPNSINKMGRLRHLFLDEVIITKINGGIRLRLDGLTELETLIGFNSKIFDTIHLRKLTNLRSFVGCVYDIESLSVVVEHITKLKDQLREAKLEIKVSDLSSEEGSVVIDSLTHCPLNYLRIEGRLRRLPTWDPPLIQNIHTLSFLRSRILVDPMETLQQLPALRSLWLGCDAFAGTEMVCGSKGFPQLKSLILEGLRNLEGWRVEGGAMPNLSDLEIISCPKLKMIPQGIIFMTSITKLEIWEMPNNFMERLMRREGEDYHKISHIPFIYLGEPSDP; this is encoded by the exons ATGGAGTTTCAAGCGATGCGCCGTTTCTTGAAGGATGCCGACAATAGGCGGGACAGATACAACTCTGACATCGTGCGTGGCTGGGTCTTAGAACTTATAGATCTGGCAACAAGGGCTGGGGATGTTCTTGAAAAATATGCTGTTGAAGTTACGTTAAAAAGAGGGGCCAAGAACTTGAAAAAAAGGCTCAAAAGATTCGCTTGCATATTGGGCGAGTGTTTGGCTCTTCACGAGATAGGGAAGGAGACTGCAGATATTATGTCTCGCATGGCTGAACTCACCAAAAAATTGGAGTCGGTAAGTAGTGGGGAGGGATCGTCAAGTTTCGAGTGCAAGGACGATCAACGATTGCTGAGGCAGACATACGGTCATGGAATTGAAGAGCACTTGGTTGGGATGAAGAATGACATAGATCTTCTTGTATCACGTATGCAAAACGATGACAGGTCAACACGAGTGATTTCTATATGTGGGATGGGTGGTTTGGGGAAGACGACTCTTGCCAGAAAAATTTATCAACACAAATTAGGTTTTGAAGCTCGGGCTTGGGTTTGCGTTACGCAGAAACTTCAAGCAAAATCTATTTTCCAGGAAATATTGAGGCAACTTCTTCCAGGAGAAAACAGTGAACGAGAGGAAGCTGAGTTGGTGAGAGAACTATACGATATACAAAAAGCGAAAAAATGTCTGGTGGTTCTTGACGATATATGGGAAATCGATCATTGGAATATCTTAAAGAATGCATTTCCGCTAGCAGAATCgaattccaaaattttgatcACCACTCGAAATCAAATGATTGCAGACACAGAATTTGTCTACAAACTAGAGTGCTTGACGGAGGATGAAAGCTGGGATCTGCTTCAAAAGATAGCTCTTCCCATCCATGATTCTGAAG GGTCATCTACAGCCAACTCGAAACATTTTGAAGCTATAGGAAGGGAATTGGTACGCAAATGTGGGTGTCTACCCCTAGCGGTATCCGTTATTGGTGGAATTTTGCGAGGACAGCGATATTTAGGCGACTGGAAAAAGGTTCTCGAGAATATAGATTCACACCTGAAGCATGGGAAGGGTGTTGACGCCAATCATAAAAGGGTAGTAAATGTACTAAACTTGAGTTACGACGTATTGCCTTACTACCTAAAGTTATGTTTTCTGTACTTGGGATGTTTTCCAGAGGACAAGGATATACGTGTGGAAGACGTTTATTTGATATGGATGGCAGAAGGATTGATTTCATCAGACGATAAAGGGCGAAAGGAAACTCTTTGGGATGTTGCTGAACGTTATTTAAATGAGCTAGCAAGTAAATGCATGGTTAAGGTGAAATTAATGAGTGGTGTATATccatttgagaattttaaatcGTGCCGCCTTCATGATTTGGTGAGAGATCTATGTTTGTCGAAGGGAAAAGAAGAGAACTTTTTCGAGGATTCTCAACGAAAAATTCGAAGATTAGCAATCAATTCGGTCGATGACGATGCGACATGTAGTGTTGCACGGTTTAAAAATGCAAACTTGCGATCTATTCTATTGCTAAACAACCAGATGACAGATCTTGATATTAATAAAATCTGGAAAAATCTATTCTGCAACGTATTGCTCAGATCTCTCAAAGTCTTGGTATTGGAAGACTGCAAATTTGAGGATAATAAGTTACCTTATGCTCTTAGAAAACTAGTGATGATCAAGCATTTGAGTATAAGATATTGCCGGGTCTCGGAGCTGCCAGAATTTGTCTGCAAACTTCCATGTTTACAATCAATGGAACTGCGATTTACAGGAAGTATAGCGTTACCAAATTCAATTAATAAGATGGGACGATTGAGGCATCTCTTTCTGGATGAGGTCATTATAACGAAGATTAATGGTGGGATAAGACTAAGACTCGATGGCTTAACGGAATTGGAGACATTGATTGGGTTCAATAGCAAGATCTTTGATACCATCCATCTCCGAAAATTAACCAATCTCCGAAGTTTTGTTGGGTGTGTTTACGATATAGAAAGCTTGTCTGTGGTTGTTGAACACATCACTAAACTCAAGGATCAGCTTCGGGAGGCAAAATTAGAAATTAAAGTGAGTGATTTGAGTTCCGAGGAAGGTTCAGTTGTCATCGATTCGTTAACACATTGCCCACTTAATTATTTGAGAATTGAAGGGCGATTGAGGAGATTGCCGACTTGGGACCCTCCGTTAATCCAGAATATTCATACTTTGAGCTTTTTAAGAAGTAGAATTTTGGTTGATCCGATGGAAACACTACAACAACTTCCGGCGCTACGAAGTCTTTGGTTGGGCTGCGATGCATTTGCTGGAACTGAAATGGTTTGTGGGAGTAAAGGATTTCCTCAGCTCAAGAGTCTTATACTTGAGGGATTGAGGAATTTAGAGGGATGGAGAGTGGAAGGAGGGGCAATGCCAAATCTTTCGGATCTCGAAATCATTAGTTGTCCGAAATTGAAGATGATTCCACAAGGAATAATTTTCATGACTTCCATCACAAAGCTGGAGATTTGGGAAATGCCCAATAATTTCATGGAGCGGTTGATGAGAAGAGAAGGAGAAGATTACCACAAAATCAGTCATATACCATTCATTTATTTGGGAGAACCTTCGGATCCATGA